The nucleotide sequence CGCGCGGGCCCGCGACGACGATGGCGGCAGTGGCAGCAGCCGTGGCGCCAGGAAAACTCCCGACAAGAAAACATGAAAACCCTCCGACTCAAGCCCGGCAAGGAGCGCTCGCTGCAGCGCCGCCATCCCTGGGTGTTCGAATCCGCCATCGCGCGCGGCGGCGCCGATGCCGGCGAGACCGTGCGCATCGAATCGCACGACGGTGCCTTCCTCGCCTGGGCGGCGTTCAGCCCCGATTCCAAGATCCGCGCGCGCGCCTGGAGCTTCGTCGAGACGCAGCGCATCGACGCGGCCTTCCTCGCGTCGGTGGTGGCGCGCGCGGTCGCGGCACGCGGCCTGTTCGAGTTGCAGAGCGACGGCGTGCGGCTGGTGCATGGCGAGGCCGACGGCCTGCCGGGCCTGATCGTGGACCGCTACGGCGACACGCTGGTGGCGCAGTTCCTGTCGGCCGGCGTGGAGCGCTGGAAGGCGGTGCTGGCCGATGCGCTCTTGAAGGCGACCGGCCTGTCGAAGCTCTACGAGCGCTCGGATGCCAGCGGGCGCGAGCGCGAGGGGCTCAAGCCCGTGACGGGCTGGCTGCGCGGGCAGGACGAGGCGACCGAGATCGTGATCCGCGAGCACGACTGGAAGCTGTCGCTGGACATCGCCACCGGCCACAAGACCGGCTTCTACCTCGACCAGCGCGACAGCCGCCGGCGCTTCGCCGAGATGGCGCGGCACCGGCGCTTCCGGCGCGTGCTCAACTGCTTCTGCTACACGGGCGGCTTCACGGTGGCGGCGCTCGCGGGGTTGAAGGCAGCGGACGCGGTGAAGGGCGCTTCGCTGGTGTCGGTCGATTCCTCGCTGCCGGCGCTGGAGCGCGCGCGCGGCCACCTGGCGCTCAACGGCTTCGACGCGGCGGCCGACGGCTTCGAGGCCGAGTTCCTCGACGCCAACGTCAACACCGTGCTGCGCGAGTTCCTCGACCAGGGCCGCAGCTTCGACGCGATCGTGCTCGATCCGCCGAAGTTCGCGCCCACGGTGGCGCATGCCGAACGCGCCGCGCGTGCCTACAAGGACATCAACCGGCTCGCGCTCAAACTGCTCGAGCCGGGCGGGGTGCTGCTGACCTTCTCGTGCTCGGGCGGCGTGGGCGCCGACCTGTTCCACAAGATCGTGGCCTCGGCCGGGCTCGATGCCGGCG is from Variovorax paradoxus and encodes:
- a CDS encoding class I SAM-dependent methyltransferase, with amino-acid sequence MKTLRLKPGKERSLQRRHPWVFESAIARGGADAGETVRIESHDGAFLAWAAFSPDSKIRARAWSFVETQRIDAAFLASVVARAVAARGLFELQSDGVRLVHGEADGLPGLIVDRYGDTLVAQFLSAGVERWKAVLADALLKATGLSKLYERSDASGREREGLKPVTGWLRGQDEATEIVIREHDWKLSLDIATGHKTGFYLDQRDSRRRFAEMARHRRFRRVLNCFCYTGGFTVAALAGLKAADAVKGASLVSVDSSLPALERARGHLALNGFDAAADGFEAEFLDANVNTVLREFLDQGRSFDAIVLDPPKFAPTVAHAERAARAYKDINRLALKLLEPGGVLLTFSCSGGVGADLFHKIVASAGLDAGVDGYIAERLGAAPDHPMTIEFPEGEYLKGLAVVRKPA